In one window of Henckelia pumila isolate YLH828 chromosome 1, ASM3356847v2, whole genome shotgun sequence DNA:
- the LOC140894352 gene encoding uncharacterized protein, with amino-acid sequence MHQIDAFNSVAAQLEVMNNRIEEISLGNSEMRIQEVWCDKRGAEHFTKYCQIGNPSYQLEGALKKAKLESHFAKFLEVFKKLNINITFADALMQMPSYSKFLKEILSNKRNLEENAMISARINLMPYSVFRKLSSGEPKPTRTSLQLADRSPKYQRGIIEDVLVKVDKFIFPVDFVVLDMEKDLDMPLILGRPFLATGKTLIDIQKGELLLRVGEEKISFDMFNALKCSQYSEECFQIDAVDSLLFNYVQDTIQEPLEAALVSSFHEDEINVGLEEMTAYLNDNQSWQKGGKLKLEDLGDRKDLVLQKPSLEEPQTVELKPLPTHLKYLFLVDNENLPLIISSSLTDEMETKLLNFLKSH; translated from the exons ATGCATCAAATAGATGCATTCAATTCAGTAGCAGCTCAACTTGAGGTGATGAATAATAGGATTGAAGAAATAAGTTTAGGGAATTCTGAGATGCGTATTCAAGAAGTGTGGTGTGACAAACGAGGTGCTGAACATTTCACGAAATATTGTCAGATTGGCAATCCATCATATCAACTGGAGGGAG CTCTCAAGAAAGCCAAGCTAGAATCCCATTTTGCAAAATTTCTAGAGGTATTCAAGAAACTGAATATCAACATTACTTTTGCCGACGCACTGATGCAAATGCCCAGCTATTCTAAGTTCTTGAAGGAGATTCTCTCCAACAAGAGGAATTTGGAGGAGAATGCCATGATCA GTGCTAGAATAAATCTAATGCCATATTCTGTTTTCAGAAAACTGAGTTCGGGAGAGCCGAAACCCACCAGGACGTCATTGCAATTGGCTGACAGATCTCCAAAGTATCAAAGAGGGATAATAGAAGATGTACTGGTGAAAGTAGACAAATTCATATTCCCGGTGGATTTTGTGGTACTTGACATGGAAAAAGATTTGGACATGCCTCTTATTCTGGGCAGGCCTTTCCTGGCAACAGGAAAAACACTCATAGATATCCAAAAGGGAGAACTACTATTGAGAGTGGGAGAGGAGAAAATTTCTTTTGATATGTTTAATGCGCTTAAATGTTCACAATATAGTGAAGAATGTTTTCAAATAGATGCAGTGGACTCACTTTTGTTTAATTATGTGCAGGATACAATCCAGGAACCTTTAGAAGCTGCACTTGTATCTAGTTTTCATGAGGACGAAATCAATGTAGGACTAGAAGAGATGACTGCATACTTGAACGATAATCAGTCGTGGCAAAAAGGTGGCAAGCTTAAACTCGAAGATCTCGGTGACCGAAAGGATTTAGTACTACAGAAACCAAGTCTTGAAGAACCACAGACTGTTGAATTGAAACCACTGCCAACTCATCTAAAATATCTATTTCTTGTTGATAATGAAAATTTACCCCTaataatttcttcttctttgacagaTGAAATGGAGACCAAActactgaattttctcaaaagccACTAG